One genomic window of Streptomonospora nanhaiensis includes the following:
- a CDS encoding DUF427 domain-containing protein: protein MSLTMGGGPLAHDAPATVNYRLESPRHALLLHPFPRRVRAELAGRTVLDSLRGALLHETALPPQLYVPAEDIDPGLLSPSDHTTHCPYKGDAAYWHLRVGERVVENAVWAYPEPTAEAAWLRGLSALYWTAADTWYDEDQAVQGHLRDPYHRVDTRPTSAAVRVTYGDLVLAESTAPRLLSETGLPNRHYLPPGDVRREYLVPSQTVTHCPYKGRTVYWNLRVDGREVPDVAWSLPDPLHEALDVRDHLCFLHDDITVEVERR, encoded by the coding sequence ATGTCGCTGACCATGGGCGGCGGCCCGCTGGCGCACGACGCGCCCGCCACGGTGAACTACCGGCTGGAGAGCCCGCGGCACGCGCTGCTGCTGCACCCGTTCCCGCGGCGGGTGCGCGCCGAACTGGCCGGCCGCACGGTGCTCGACTCCCTCCGGGGCGCCCTGCTGCACGAGACCGCGCTGCCGCCGCAGCTCTACGTGCCCGCCGAGGACATCGACCCCGGCCTGCTCAGCCCCAGCGACCACACCACCCACTGCCCCTACAAGGGCGACGCCGCCTACTGGCACCTGCGCGTGGGCGAGCGCGTGGTCGAGAACGCGGTGTGGGCCTACCCCGAGCCCACGGCCGAGGCCGCGTGGCTGCGCGGGCTCTCCGCGCTGTACTGGACGGCCGCCGACACCTGGTACGACGAGGACCAGGCGGTCCAGGGGCACCTGCGCGACCCCTACCACCGCGTCGACACCCGCCCCACGTCGGCGGCCGTGCGCGTCACCTACGGCGACCTCGTCCTGGCGGAGTCCACCGCGCCGCGGCTCCTCAGCGAGACCGGCCTGCCCAACCGCCACTACTTGCCGCCCGGCGACGTCCGCCGCGAGTACCTGGTGCCCAGCCAGACGGTCACCCACTGCCCCTACAAGGGCCGCACCGTCTACTGGAACCTGCGCGTGGACGGCCGCGAGGTCCCCGACGTCGCGTGGTCCCTGCCCGACCCGCTGCACGAGGCGCTCGACGTGCGCGACCACCTGTGCTTCCTGCACGACGACATCACCGTCGAGGTGGAGCGCCGCTAG
- a CDS encoding ATP-dependent DNA helicase, with protein MAEIPDVDTLLDAAVRALGGARRDGQVAMAEAVATAIDTGEHLVVQAGTGTGKSLAYLVPALRHAMAEDTTVVVSTATLALQRQLIDRDLPRLGAALAPLLRREPTFAILKGRRNYLCRHRVHGADTSDPDDTELFDPRQLSSLGRQVKRLHEWAEETSTGDRDELVPGVSDLAWRQVSVSANECVGAAACPFGQECFSEQARADAAGADIVVTNHALLAISAMQGYQLLPEHRVLMIDEAHELVDRVTSVATGELGERVVAAAAKRAARLCEADLTERLSESADGLALVFADAEAGRLDHLPDSLAGAVAAVRDSAHACLTAVRSSANGEQDPDHAARRKQALAALEELHDTAVRVLESFEPPLRERRDVVWLAKGPKHAPTLHVAPLAVGGLLRERLFGDRTTVLTSATLALGGSFGPLAAQWGLGRESTGPAAASSGTGTGAADDAASGAEADDSHTSAGEPRWRSLDVGSPFDHARSGILYVARHLPPPGRDGLDPRYIDEIAELVEAAGGRALGLFSSMRAAAQATEELRDRLDVRILCQGDDSTGRLVEEFAAEETSCLFGTLSLWQGVDVPGRSLQLVIVDRIPFPRPDDPLASARQRAVGARGGNGFMAVAATHAALLLAQGTGRLLRSVHDRGVVAVLDPRLATARYGGFLRSSLPPYWGTTDPEVARAALRRLAAAPVPG; from the coding sequence GTGGCTGAGATTCCCGATGTCGACACCCTGCTGGACGCCGCCGTACGCGCCCTGGGCGGCGCCCGGCGCGACGGCCAGGTCGCCATGGCCGAGGCGGTCGCCACCGCCATCGACACCGGCGAGCACCTGGTCGTCCAGGCGGGCACCGGCACCGGCAAGTCGCTGGCCTACCTGGTGCCCGCGCTGCGCCACGCCATGGCCGAGGACACCACCGTCGTCGTCTCCACCGCCACCCTCGCCCTGCAGCGCCAGCTCATCGACCGCGACCTCCCCCGGCTCGGCGCCGCGCTGGCCCCGCTGCTGCGCCGCGAGCCCACCTTCGCCATCCTCAAGGGGCGCCGCAACTACCTGTGCCGGCACCGCGTGCACGGCGCCGACACCTCCGACCCCGACGACACCGAACTGTTCGACCCCCGCCAGCTCTCCTCACTGGGCCGCCAGGTCAAGCGGCTGCACGAGTGGGCCGAGGAGACCTCCACCGGCGACCGCGACGAACTCGTGCCCGGCGTCAGCGACCTCGCCTGGCGCCAGGTCTCGGTCTCGGCCAACGAGTGCGTGGGCGCGGCCGCCTGCCCTTTCGGCCAGGAGTGCTTCTCCGAGCAGGCCCGTGCCGACGCCGCCGGCGCCGACATCGTCGTCACCAACCACGCGCTGCTGGCCATCTCGGCCATGCAGGGCTACCAGCTGCTGCCCGAGCACCGCGTCCTGATGATCGACGAGGCGCACGAACTCGTCGACCGCGTCACCTCCGTGGCGACCGGCGAACTCGGCGAACGCGTCGTGGCCGCCGCGGCCAAGCGGGCCGCGCGGCTGTGCGAGGCCGACCTCACCGAGCGCCTGAGCGAATCCGCCGACGGCCTGGCCCTGGTGTTCGCCGACGCCGAGGCCGGCCGCCTCGACCACCTGCCCGACTCCCTGGCCGGTGCCGTCGCCGCCGTCCGCGACTCCGCCCACGCCTGCCTCACCGCGGTCCGCTCCTCCGCCAACGGCGAGCAGGACCCCGACCACGCCGCGCGGCGCAAGCAGGCCCTGGCCGCCCTGGAGGAGCTGCACGACACCGCCGTGCGGGTCCTGGAGTCCTTCGAGCCCCCGCTGCGCGAGCGCCGCGACGTCGTGTGGCTGGCCAAGGGCCCCAAGCACGCGCCCACCCTGCACGTGGCACCGCTGGCGGTGGGCGGGCTGCTGCGCGAGCGCCTCTTCGGCGACCGCACGACCGTGCTCACCTCGGCCACGCTGGCCCTGGGCGGGTCGTTCGGCCCGCTGGCCGCGCAGTGGGGCCTGGGCCGGGAGTCCACCGGGCCGGCCGCCGCGTCCTCCGGGACCGGCACGGGCGCAGCCGATGACGCCGCCTCCGGTGCCGAGGCCGACGATTCCCACACCTCCGCCGGCGAACCCCGCTGGCGCTCCCTCGACGTCGGCTCGCCCTTCGACCACGCCCGCAGCGGCATCCTGTACGTCGCCCGGCACCTGCCCCCGCCCGGCCGCGACGGGCTCGACCCCCGCTACATCGACGAGATCGCCGAGCTGGTCGAGGCCGCCGGCGGCCGCGCGCTGGGCCTGTTCTCGTCCATGCGCGCCGCCGCCCAGGCCACCGAGGAGCTGCGCGACCGCCTCGACGTCCGCATCCTGTGCCAGGGCGACGACTCCACCGGGCGCCTGGTCGAGGAGTTCGCCGCCGAGGAGACCTCCTGCCTGTTCGGCACTCTGTCGCTGTGGCAGGGGGTCGACGTCCCCGGGCGCTCGCTGCAGCTGGTGATCGTCGACCGCATCCCGTTCCCCCGCCCCGACGACCCCCTGGCGTCGGCGCGGCAGCGGGCGGTGGGCGCGCGCGGCGGCAACGGGTTCATGGCGGTGGCGGCCACCCACGCGGCGCTGCTGCTGGCCCAGGGCACGGGGCGGCTGCTGCGGTCGGTCCACGACCGCGGGGTGGTGGCGGTGCTCGACCCCCGCCTGGCCACCGCGCGCTACGGGGGGTTCCTGCGGTCCTCGCTGCCGCCCTACTGGGGCACGACCGACCCCGAGGTCGCCCGTGCCGCCCTGCGGCGGCTGGCCGCGGCGCCGGTGCCCGGGTGA
- a CDS encoding DUF6315 family protein: MKQDLTALCCECGTSRPVSAYRAIGEAQSAYGLARCVVWRACRTCGYRTYHAYLRDDPDRDELEDALKLDDALAAEALDEEMEQLRLCGVDIGHAPVPAIWDGQPVGMVTQRLTDLSYAIVLDPNASLVARLKLIDLMWNELSTGDNDDRWYIQPADEDTPGYAVRLFGYRVRR; encoded by the coding sequence ATGAAGCAGGATCTCACCGCTTTGTGCTGTGAATGCGGCACAAGCCGGCCGGTCAGCGCCTACCGCGCGATCGGCGAGGCCCAGTCGGCCTACGGGCTGGCCCGCTGCGTGGTCTGGCGCGCCTGCCGCACCTGCGGATACCGCACCTACCACGCCTACCTGCGCGACGACCCCGACCGCGACGAACTGGAGGACGCGCTCAAGCTCGACGACGCGCTGGCCGCCGAGGCGCTGGACGAGGAGATGGAGCAGCTGCGGCTGTGCGGGGTCGACATCGGCCACGCCCCGGTGCCCGCCATTTGGGACGGCCAGCCCGTGGGAATGGTCACCCAGCGGCTGACCGACCTGTCCTACGCGATCGTCCTGGACCCCAACGCGTCGCTGGTGGCCCGCCTCAAGCTGATCGACCTGATGTGGAACGAGCTGTCCACCGGCGACAACGACGACCGCTGGTACATCCAGCCCGCCGACGAGGACACGCCCGGCTACGCGGTCCGGCTGTTCGGCTACCGCGTGCGCCGCTGA
- a CDS encoding AI-2E family transporter produces MSTPPPPGPGKNGMPSWLPRALLLVAWTVIGFAVAAWLFLQLRGLLVLLLMSLFLALALEPAVNWLHKHRWPRGPATGVVMLGVVVVVVVFFSVLGSMLVGQVLEFVDQVPAMSRGLLNWVNVTFHTDFSPNTLLSEITDATGLINQYASSVAENAWGAGTTLLVLLFNGLTVALFTFYLTADGPRFRRTICSVLPPRTQREVLRAWEIAISKTGGYIYSRALLALIATLAHYLALAVLDVHYAFALALWVGVLSQFIPTIGTYIGGAVPVLVALMQGTWPALWMLVFVVLYQQFENYLLQPRITARTLDMHPAVAFGAVMAGAAIMGAPGALLALPAGASLQAFLSVYIRRYQVAEHPLLDGSEPGADPDAAEGGRAPAGPQRRGSSARSSGEGGNPTSG; encoded by the coding sequence ATGAGCACCCCGCCGCCGCCCGGGCCGGGCAAGAACGGCATGCCGTCGTGGCTGCCCAGGGCGCTGCTCCTGGTCGCCTGGACCGTCATCGGGTTCGCCGTCGCGGCGTGGCTCTTCCTGCAGCTGCGCGGGCTGCTGGTGCTGCTGCTGATGTCGCTGTTCCTGGCGCTGGCCCTGGAGCCGGCCGTCAACTGGCTGCACAAGCACCGCTGGCCGCGCGGCCCGGCCACCGGGGTGGTCATGCTCGGCGTGGTCGTCGTGGTGGTGGTCTTCTTCTCGGTGCTGGGCTCGATGCTGGTGGGCCAGGTGCTGGAGTTCGTCGACCAGGTGCCCGCCATGAGCCGCGGGCTGCTGAACTGGGTGAACGTCACCTTCCACACCGACTTCTCGCCCAACACGCTGCTGAGCGAGATCACCGACGCCACGGGCCTGATCAACCAGTACGCCTCCAGCGTCGCCGAGAACGCCTGGGGCGCGGGCACCACGCTGCTGGTGCTGCTGTTCAACGGGCTGACGGTGGCCCTGTTCACCTTCTACCTGACCGCCGACGGCCCGCGGTTCCGCCGCACCATCTGCTCGGTGCTGCCGCCGCGCACCCAGCGCGAGGTGCTGCGCGCCTGGGAGATCGCCATCAGCAAGACCGGCGGCTACATCTACTCCCGCGCGCTGCTGGCGCTGATCGCCACCCTCGCCCACTACCTGGCGCTGGCCGTTCTGGACGTCCATTACGCGTTCGCGCTGGCGCTGTGGGTGGGCGTGCTGTCCCAGTTCATCCCCACCATCGGCACCTACATCGGCGGCGCCGTGCCGGTGCTGGTGGCGCTGATGCAGGGCACGTGGCCGGCCCTGTGGATGCTGGTCTTCGTGGTGCTCTACCAGCAGTTCGAGAACTACCTGCTGCAGCCCCGCATCACCGCGCGAACCCTCGACATGCACCCGGCGGTGGCCTTCGGCGCGGTGATGGCGGGGGCGGCGATCATGGGGGCGCCCGGTGCGCTGCTGGCGCTGCCGGCGGGCGCCAGCCTGCAGGCGTTCCTCAGCGTCTACATCCGCCGCTACCAGGTGGCCGAGCACCCGCTGCTGGACGGCTCGGAGCCGGGCGCCGACCCCGATGCGGCCGAGGGCGGCCGGGCGCCGGCCGGCCCGCAGCGGCGGGGCTCCTCGGCCCGCTCCTCCGGCGAGGGCGGAAACCCTACATCAGGCTGA
- a CDS encoding glutamate racemase, with translation MLSTAAALRAARPDADLFLSMDPDHMPWGPRTPDEVVQRVLAGARAAHDAAGAALDAIVVPCNTASVHGLTALRAEFEPGVPVVGTVPPIKPAAALGGPVAVWSTVATSRSRYQADLVARFAPGLPVTAVACAGLAEAIETARPEEVDAAIAYAAERTPADVAAVVLGCTHYDLVGERIAAALGGTAALFTAADAVAAQTLRRLGESAAPERAPTGAVTVLASGRPAGLPPAALAYAPGTELAGVPQP, from the coding sequence ATGCTGTCCACGGCCGCCGCGCTGCGCGCCGCGCGGCCCGACGCCGATCTCTTCCTGTCCATGGACCCCGACCACATGCCGTGGGGGCCGCGTACGCCCGACGAGGTGGTCCAGCGGGTGCTGGCCGGCGCCCGCGCGGCCCACGACGCGGCCGGCGCGGCGCTCGACGCCATCGTCGTGCCGTGCAACACCGCCTCGGTGCACGGCCTGACCGCGCTGCGCGCCGAGTTCGAGCCCGGTGTGCCCGTGGTGGGCACGGTGCCGCCGATCAAGCCCGCCGCCGCGCTGGGCGGCCCCGTGGCGGTGTGGTCGACCGTGGCGACCTCGCGCAGCCGCTACCAGGCCGACCTCGTCGCGCGGTTCGCCCCCGGCCTGCCGGTGACCGCGGTGGCCTGCGCCGGGCTCGCCGAGGCGATCGAGACGGCCCGCCCCGAGGAGGTCGACGCGGCCATCGCCTACGCCGCCGAGCGCACCCCCGCCGACGTGGCCGCCGTGGTGCTCGGCTGCACCCACTACGACCTGGTCGGCGAGCGGATCGCCGCGGCGCTGGGCGGCACCGCGGCGCTGTTCACCGCCGCCGACGCGGTGGCGGCGCAGACGCTGCGCCGCCTCGGGGAATCGGCGGCTCCCGAACGCGCTCCGACCGGCGCCGTAACCGTGCTGGCCAGCGGGCGCCCGGCCGGCCTCCCGCCGGCCGCGCTCGCCTACGCGCCCGGGACCGAACTGGCGGGCGTGCCCCAGCCCTGA
- a CDS encoding FAD-binding oxidoreductase: MRVIRQHSEQDFADHVEAVQRLKRDYARLSAAGAPVRLAKPTSNLFRFREPADTARLDVSAFTSVLSVDPAERVAEVGGMTTYEDLVAATLPHGLMPLVVPQLRTITLGGAVTGLGIESSSFRNGLPHESVQEIEILTGAGETVVARRDNEHRELFYGFPNSYGTLGYSLRLRIELEPVKPYVHLRHLRFGDAKEAMDAFGRICADAEHDGQKVDFVDGVVFGPDELYLTLATFVDRAPWTSDYTGTDIYYTSIPRYAGTGPGDYLTTHDYLWRWDTDWFWCSGAFGLRNPTVRRLWPRSLKRSDVYRRLVALDRRTDFSRLLNLYRGRPQQEPVIQDIEVGVERGAEFLDFFHSEIGMSPVWMCPLRLRETARPAEGQSHVWPLYPLEQDRLYINFGFWGMVPMRPGQRRAHHNRLVEEEVARLGGHKSLYSDAFYAEDEFWRLYNGEGYRRLKHAYDPEGRLLDLYAKCVGNR; encoded by the coding sequence GTGAGGGTGATTCGTCAGCATTCCGAACAGGACTTCGCCGACCACGTCGAGGCCGTCCAGCGGCTCAAGCGCGACTACGCGCGACTGTCGGCCGCCGGCGCCCCCGTCCGCCTGGCCAAGCCCACGTCCAACCTTTTCCGCTTTCGCGAGCCCGCCGACACCGCCCGGCTGGACGTCTCGGCGTTCACCTCGGTGCTGTCGGTGGACCCCGCCGAGCGCGTGGCCGAGGTCGGCGGCATGACCACCTACGAGGACCTGGTCGCGGCCACCCTGCCGCACGGCCTGATGCCGCTGGTGGTGCCGCAGTTGCGCACCATCACGCTGGGCGGCGCGGTCACCGGCCTGGGCATCGAGTCCTCGTCGTTCCGCAACGGCCTGCCGCACGAGTCGGTGCAGGAGATCGAGATCCTCACCGGCGCGGGCGAGACCGTGGTGGCGCGCCGCGACAACGAGCACCGGGAACTGTTCTACGGGTTCCCCAACTCCTACGGCACGCTGGGCTACAGCCTGCGGCTGCGCATCGAACTGGAGCCGGTCAAGCCCTACGTGCACCTGCGCCACCTGCGGTTCGGCGACGCCAAGGAGGCCATGGACGCCTTCGGGCGGATCTGCGCCGACGCCGAGCACGACGGCCAGAAGGTCGACTTCGTGGACGGCGTGGTGTTCGGGCCCGACGAGCTGTACCTCACGCTGGCCACCTTCGTCGACCGCGCGCCCTGGACCAGCGACTACACCGGCACCGACATCTACTACACCTCCATCCCGCGCTACGCGGGCACCGGTCCGGGCGACTACCTGACGACCCACGACTACCTGTGGCGCTGGGACACCGACTGGTTCTGGTGCTCGGGCGCGTTCGGCCTGCGCAACCCGACCGTGCGGCGGCTGTGGCCGCGCTCCCTCAAGCGCTCCGACGTCTACCGCAGACTGGTGGCGCTGGACCGGCGCACCGACTTCAGCCGGCTGCTCAACCTCTACCGCGGGCGCCCTCAGCAGGAGCCGGTGATCCAGGACATCGAGGTGGGTGTCGAGCGCGGCGCGGAGTTCCTCGACTTCTTCCACTCCGAGATCGGGATGTCGCCGGTCTGGATGTGCCCGCTGCGGCTGCGCGAGACCGCGCGCCCGGCCGAGGGGCAGTCCCACGTGTGGCCTCTTTACCCACTTGAGCAGGACCGCCTCTACATCAACTTTGGATTCTGGGGAATGGTCCCCATGCGTCCCGGTCAGCGCCGCGCCCACCACAACCGGCTGGTGGAGGAGGAGGTCGCCCGGCTGGGCGGCCACAAGTCGCTGTACTCGGACGCCTTCTACGCCGAGGACGAGTTCTGGCGGCTGTACAACGGCGAGGGGTACCGCCGGCTCAAGCACGCCTACGACCCGGAGGGGCGGCTCCTCGACCTCTACGCCAAGTGCGTCGGAAACAGGTGA
- a CDS encoding SAM-dependent methyltransferase, with product MRLAEIFERVVGQDAPVHFRAYDGSTAGDPTSDTAVVVRTPVALNYLAQSPGALGLTRAYVSGHIDVEGDMYTALKRMADVTFSEGHRLSPLEMARIARSIGWVKFVNRVPPPPQEVLPTRLFNLGARHAKGRDAEVIHHHYDVSNAFYELVLGPSMTYTCAVFPTADATLEEAQEAKYELVARKLDLREGMRLLDVGCGWGGMVRHAARKGVKALGVTLSKEQAEWASKRIAQEGLSDLAEVRHMDYRDVPDGAYDRISSIGLTEHIGKKNLPAYFASLYAKLKPGGRLLNHCITRPRNDLPPMHRDGVINRYVFPDGELEGPAEIQREMNDAGFEIRHQENLREHYALTLRQWCANLDRNWDAAVREVGQGTARVWRLYMAGCVLGFERNVVQLHQILGVKLDGTDAHMPLRPNFQ from the coding sequence ATGCGGTTAGCGGAGATCTTCGAACGCGTCGTCGGCCAGGACGCGCCCGTTCACTTCCGCGCTTACGACGGCAGCACCGCCGGAGACCCCACCAGCGACACCGCGGTGGTCGTGCGCACGCCCGTGGCGCTGAACTACCTGGCGCAGTCGCCGGGTGCGCTCGGGCTGACCCGGGCCTACGTGTCGGGCCACATCGACGTCGAGGGCGACATGTACACCGCCCTCAAGCGGATGGCGGACGTCACCTTCAGCGAGGGCCACCGGCTCTCGCCGCTGGAGATGGCCAGGATCGCCCGCAGCATCGGCTGGGTGAAGTTCGTCAACCGGGTGCCGCCGCCGCCCCAGGAGGTCCTGCCCACCCGGCTGTTCAACCTGGGCGCGCGCCACGCCAAGGGCCGCGACGCCGAGGTCATCCACCACCACTACGACGTCTCCAACGCCTTCTACGAGCTGGTGCTGGGCCCGTCCATGACCTACACCTGCGCGGTGTTCCCCACCGCGGACGCCACGCTGGAGGAGGCGCAGGAGGCCAAGTACGAGCTGGTCGCCCGCAAGCTCGACCTGCGCGAGGGCATGCGGCTGCTGGACGTGGGCTGCGGCTGGGGCGGCATGGTGCGCCACGCCGCCAGGAAGGGGGTCAAGGCGCTGGGCGTCACCCTGTCCAAGGAGCAGGCCGAGTGGGCGAGCAAGCGCATCGCCCAGGAGGGGCTGTCCGACCTCGCCGAGGTCCGGCACATGGACTACCGCGACGTGCCCGACGGCGCCTACGACCGGATCAGCTCCATCGGGCTGACCGAGCACATCGGCAAGAAGAACCTCCCGGCCTACTTCGCGAGCCTGTACGCCAAGCTCAAGCCGGGCGGCCGGCTGCTCAACCACTGCATCACCCGCCCGCGCAACGACCTGCCGCCCATGCACCGGGACGGCGTGATCAACCGCTACGTCTTCCCTGACGGCGAGCTGGAGGGCCCGGCCGAGATCCAGCGGGAGATGAACGACGCCGGCTTTGAGATCCGGCACCAGGAGAACCTGCGGGAGCACTACGCGCTCACGCTGCGCCAGTGGTGCGCCAACCTCGACCGCAACTGGGACGCCGCGGTGCGCGAGGTGGGGCAGGGCACCGCGCGCGTGTGGCGGCTCTACATGGCCGGCTGCGTGCTGGGCTTCGAGCGCAACGTCGTGCAGCTGCACCAGATCCTGGGGGTCAAGCTCGACGGCACCGACGCGCACATGCCGCTGCGGCCGAACTTCCAGTAG
- a CDS encoding cytochrome P450, whose amino-acid sequence MVQPTPRSGARPAPAGAAASAAPAALPDVSDIDLSDDAFWARPLSERHDAFARLRAHPPRFFAEREMGPIPTGPGYHALVTHADVAEASREPRVFASEPSAISIPDLPEGFAEYFGSMINLDDPRHARLRRIVSRGFTPRMLAKLEDDVTRHAARIVDRLLETGPCDFVAEVAARLPLVVICEMMGIPESHHDMVLENSSTVLAGQDPDYLGTDVDTAVTRLLQAGADLSALLADLAAHRREHPTGDLTSALVTANVDGESLSDQELGSFFILLTVAGNETTRNAISHGLHLLTLHPGQRRLWWSDFEEHAGRAVEEIVRYASPVVWMRRTLTRDFVLNGHPLRAGDKAVLYYASANRDAAVFDDPDAFDITRHPNPHLGFGGPGPHFCLGAHLARREITVMFRELRRRVPGIAATAEPQRLASNFVNGIKSLPCAF is encoded by the coding sequence ATGGTCCAGCCGACCCCCCGCTCCGGCGCGCGCCCGGCCCCCGCCGGGGCCGCCGCGTCCGCCGCCCCGGCCGCGCTCCCGGACGTCTCCGACATCGACCTGTCCGACGACGCGTTCTGGGCCCGTCCGCTGAGCGAGCGCCACGACGCCTTCGCCCGGCTGCGCGCCCACCCGCCCCGCTTCTTCGCCGAGCGCGAGATGGGCCCCATCCCCACCGGACCCGGCTACCACGCCCTGGTCACCCACGCCGACGTCGCCGAGGCCAGCCGCGAGCCGCGCGTCTTCGCCTCCGAGCCCAGCGCGATCTCCATCCCCGACCTGCCCGAGGGGTTCGCCGAGTACTTCGGCTCGATGATCAACCTGGACGACCCCCGCCACGCCCGGCTGCGCCGCATCGTCTCGCGCGGGTTCACCCCCCGGATGCTGGCCAAGCTGGAGGACGACGTCACCCGGCACGCCGCGCGCATCGTGGACCGGCTGCTGGAGACCGGCCCGTGCGACTTCGTCGCCGAGGTCGCGGCGCGCCTGCCGCTGGTGGTCATCTGCGAGATGATGGGCATCCCCGAGTCGCACCACGACATGGTCCTGGAGAACTCCAGCACCGTCCTGGCCGGGCAGGACCCCGACTACCTCGGCACCGACGTCGACACCGCCGTCACGCGGCTGCTGCAGGCCGGCGCCGACCTGTCGGCGCTGCTGGCCGACCTGGCCGCCCACCGCCGCGAGCACCCCACCGGCGACCTCACATCGGCGCTGGTGACCGCCAACGTCGACGGCGAGAGCCTGAGCGACCAGGAACTCGGCTCCTTCTTCATCCTGCTGACGGTCGCCGGCAACGAGACGACCCGCAACGCCATCAGCCACGGCCTGCACCTGCTCACGCTGCACCCCGGGCAGCGCCGCCTGTGGTGGTCGGACTTCGAGGAGCACGCCGGGCGCGCGGTCGAGGAGATCGTCCGCTACGCCTCGCCGGTGGTGTGGATGCGGCGCACCCTCACCCGGGACTTCGTCCTGAACGGCCACCCGCTGCGCGCCGGCGACAAGGCGGTGCTGTACTACGCCTCGGCCAACCGCGACGCCGCCGTGTTCGACGACCCCGACGCCTTCGACATCACCCGCCACCCCAACCCGCACCTGGGGTTCGGGGGTCCGGGGCCGCACTTCTGCCTGGGCGCCCACCTGGCGCGGCGTGAGATCACCGTCATGTTCCGCGAACTGCGCCGGCGGGTGCCCGGTATCGCCGCCACCGCCGAGCCGCAGCGCCTGGCCTCCAACTTCGTCAACGGGATCAAGTCGCTGCCCTGCGCGTTCTGA
- a CDS encoding sugar ABC transporter substrate-binding protein gives MTRIRALPAASAAAALALLATACGSGGGGGGETLDVWIMEGTNPDATAYFEEVGRQFREETGVEVNVEFVPWADAHDKFTTAIAGNTMPDVAEVGTTWTLEFADAGALLDVSDRVGDTGGYVEGLTEAGQLDGSLYGVPWYAGVRSVIYRTDVFEELDLEEPTTWEELRETAITISEERDDLTAFPVAGDAMYQMLPFVWGSGADIAEQGSDGTWTSGIDSAEAREGLSFYTGLALEDGVSSTGASTWLETDLQDNFISGDVAMMIAGSWTPAAILEADPELEGRIGAFPIPGPEGGYSPSFLGGSHLSVFSAAEDPDLAWSYVELLTNDENARRWSEETTYFPGKTEQLEPYTTSDDPLVRPFAEQMAEAGRGLPASANFGKVQGDAVLQAMLQDILNEKASVEEATSRAAEEIEQTLNDEGS, from the coding sequence ATGACACGCATCCGCGCCCTGCCGGCCGCCTCGGCCGCCGCCGCCCTCGCCCTGCTCGCCACCGCCTGCGGATCCGGCGGCGGTGGCGGAGGCGAGACCCTCGACGTCTGGATCATGGAGGGCACCAACCCCGACGCCACCGCCTACTTCGAAGAGGTCGGCCGCCAGTTCCGCGAGGAGACCGGGGTCGAGGTCAACGTCGAGTTCGTGCCCTGGGCCGACGCCCACGACAAGTTCACCACCGCCATCGCCGGCAACACCATGCCCGACGTCGCCGAGGTCGGCACCACCTGGACCCTGGAGTTCGCCGACGCGGGCGCCCTGCTGGACGTCTCCGACCGGGTCGGCGACACCGGCGGCTACGTCGAGGGACTCACCGAGGCCGGGCAGCTCGACGGCAGCCTCTACGGGGTGCCCTGGTACGCCGGGGTGCGCTCGGTCATCTACCGCACCGACGTCTTCGAGGAGCTGGACCTGGAGGAGCCCACCACCTGGGAGGAGCTGCGCGAGACCGCGATCACGATCTCCGAGGAGCGCGACGACCTCACCGCCTTCCCGGTGGCCGGCGACGCCATGTACCAGATGCTGCCGTTCGTGTGGGGCAGCGGCGCCGACATCGCCGAGCAGGGCTCCGACGGCACCTGGACCTCCGGCATCGACTCCGCCGAGGCGCGCGAGGGCCTGTCCTTCTACACCGGCCTGGCCCTGGAGGACGGCGTCTCCAGCACCGGCGCCAGCACCTGGCTGGAGACCGACCTGCAGGACAACTTCATCTCCGGCGACGTCGCCATGATGATCGCGGGCAGCTGGACCCCGGCCGCCATCCTCGAGGCCGACCCCGAACTGGAGGGGCGCATCGGCGCCTTCCCCATCCCCGGCCCCGAGGGCGGCTACAGCCCGTCCTTCCTGGGCGGCTCGCACCTGTCGGTGTTCAGCGCCGCCGAGGACCCCGACCTCGCCTGGTCCTACGTCGAACTCCTCACCAACGACGAGAACGCGCGCCGCTGGTCGGAGGAGACCACCTACTTCCCCGGCAAGACCGAGCAGTTGGAGCCCTACACCACCTCCGACGACCCGCTGGTGCGGCCCTTCGCCGAGCAGATGGCCGAGGCCGGGCGCGGCCTGCCCGCCAGCGCCAACTTCGGCAAGGTCCAGGGCGACGCGGTCCTGCAGGCCATGCTCCAGGACATCCTCAACGAGAAGGCGTCGGTGGAGGAGGCCACCTCCCGCGCCGCCGAGGAGATCGAGCAGACCCTCAACGACGAAGGCTCCTGA